From the Musa acuminata AAA Group cultivar baxijiao chromosome BXJ1-2, Cavendish_Baxijiao_AAA, whole genome shotgun sequence genome, one window contains:
- the LOC135605495 gene encoding phosphoenolpyruvate carboxylase kinase 2-like: protein MSEGLVRDYEIGAEIGRGRFGLVRRCISAVTGEEFALKSIEKRLLADDVDRECAEREVKIHYLAAAGNPHAVQIHAAYEDDKWVHLVLELLDGPDLCDRIAARQGTPFAEPEAAAVVAALAEAVAACHRRGVVHRDVKPDNVLFDARGLLKLADFGSAECFVGADGGRVPMKGIVGTPWYVAPEVVAGRDYGEKVDVWSVGVVMYMMLAGGLPPFYGETAVEIFDAVARANLRFPPRVFRSVSPAAKDLMRRILCKDVSRRFSAEQVLRHRWITNRGGMMRPAEGDPSLSM from the exons ATGAGCGAGGGATTGGTGAGGGACTACGAGATCGGGGCGGAGATCGGGCGGGGCCGGTTCGGGTTGGTTCGGCGTTGCATTTCGGCCGTGACCGGGGAGGAGTTCGCCTTGAAGTCGATCGAGAAGCGCCTCCTTGCTGACGACGTCGACCGCGAGTGCGCGGAACGGGAGGTTAAGATCCACTACCTTGCGGCCGCCGGGAATCCCCACGCGGTGCAGATCCACGCCGCATACGAGGACGACAAGTGGGTGCATCTGGTGCTGGAGCTCCTCGACGGGCCCGACCTCTGCGACCGAATCGCTGCTCGCCAGGGGACGCCGTTCGCGGAGCCGGAGGCGGCGGCTGTGGTGGCCGCGCTGGCGGAGGCCGTGGCCGCGTGCCACCGGAGGGGGGTGGTGCACCGGGACGTGAAACCGGACAACGTACTCTTCGATGCGAGGGGGCTGCTCAAGCTGGCCGACTTCGGGTCGGCGGAGTGCTTCGTGGGCGCTGACGGGGGCCGGGTGCCGATGAAGGGGATCGTGGGGACGCCGTGGTACGTGGCGCCGGAGGTGGTGGCCGGGAGGGATTACGGGGAGAAGGTAGACGTGTGGAGCGTGGGGGTGGTGATGTACATGATGCTGGCCGGGGGGCTGCCCCCGTTCTATGGGGAAACAGCGGTGGAGATCTTCGATGCGGTGGCGAGGGCCAACCTCAGGTTCCCGCCGAGGGTATTCCGCTCGGTGTCGCCGGCGGCCAAGGACCTGATGCGGCGGATTCTCTGCAAGGACGTCTCCAGAAGATTCTCCGCCGAGCAAGTTCTCA GGCATCGATGGATTACAAACAGAGGAGGGATGATGAGGCCAGCAGAGGGAGATCCATCACTCTCCATGTAA
- the LOC135605500 gene encoding patatin-like protein 6 — translation MERSGGESEREGMAAAEEMLVAVRQGKKGGGEKKEEEEEEEPSIHADKLNCDIFSILESKFLFGYDDHQLWVPKASPLHASDADMTVAPDTGAAVPSPVRSQRGKVCVLCIDGGGGGAMRGILPGKALAYLEHALRSKSGDPDARISDYFDVVAGTGVGGVFAVMLFATRDGARPLFRADDTWRFLADHGKRLFRKASTSSPTSPTPSHGFLCGVFQGGGGGGTATTAMERVMKEAFGDRLTLRNTVKPVLIPCYDLQSSAPLVFSRADALESESFDFRLWEVCRATWAEPGRFEPAEIRSVDRSTTCVGVDGGLTMSNPAAAAITHVLHNKQEFPFVRGVEDLMVLSLGCGTGSGTTVVPETDQRRLRRWGAREWVRPISRIAADGAADLVDQSVALAFGPYRSSNYVRIQANPSTMGRCGVDMDCDASPANVEVLLGAAEEMLKQKNVESVLFSGRRIGEETNMEKLDWFAGELVLEHQQRRCRIAPTVAFKQATSKSN, via the exons ATGGAGAGGAGCGGaggagagagcgagcgagagggGATGGCGGCTGCGGAGGAGATGCTGGTGGCCGTGCGCCAGGGGAAGAAGGGTGGAGgagagaagaaggaggaggaggaggaggaggagcccagCATCCATGCCGACAAGCTTAACTGCGACATTTTTTCCATCCTGGAAAGCAAGTTCCTCTTCGGCTACGATGACCACCAGCTCTGGGTCCCAAAAGCGTCTCCTTTACACGCATCCGACGCCGACATGACGGTGGCGCCTGACACCGGCGCGGCTGTGCCGTCCCCGGTCAGGAGCCAGAGGGGCAAGGTCTGCGTGCTCTGCATCGATGGAGGCGGTGGCGGCGCGATGCGAGGGATACTCCCGGGAAAGGCCCTCGCGTACCTCGAGCATGCCCTTAGGTCCAAGTCCGGCGACCCCGACGCCAGGATCTCCGACTACTTCGACGTTGTTGCTGGCACCGGCGTCGGGGGCGTCTTCGCCGTCATGCTTTTCGCCACTCGCGATGGCGCCCGCCCACTCTTCCGCGCTGACGACACCTGGCGCTTCCTCGCCGATCACGGCAAGCGCCTCTTCCGAAAGGCGTCTACTTCTTCTCCGACCTCCCCCACGCCGTCTCATGGGTTCTTGTGCGGAGTGTTCCAAGGCGGGGGCGGCGGAGGGACCGCGACGACGGCCATGGAGAGGGTCATGAAGGAGGCTTTCGGGGATAGACTGACGCTGCGCAATACAGTGAAGCCGGTGCTGATCCCGTGTTACGACCTGCAAAGCTCCGCCCCGCTCGTCTTCTCGCGCGCCGACGCCCTGGAGAGCGAGAGCTTCGACTTCCGGCTGTGGGAGGTATGCAGGGCCACGTGGGCGGAACCAGGCAGGTTCGAACCGGCGGAGATACGGTCGGTGGACCGCTCCACGACCTGTGTCGGTGTCGACGGCGGGCTGACGATGAGCAACCCGGCCGCGGCGGCCATCACCCACGTCCTCCACAACAAGCAGGAGTTCCCCTTCGTCCGCGGCGTCGAAGACCTTATGGTCCTCTCCCTCGGCTGCGGCACGGGCAGCGGCACCACCGTCGTGCCGGAGACGGACCAGCGCAGGCTACGGCGGTGGGGTGCCAGGGAGTGGGTCCGGCCCATCTCGCGGATCGCCGCCGACGGCGCCGCGGACCTGGTGGACCAATCCGTGGCGCTGGCCTTCGGCCCGTACCGGAGCTCCAACTACGTCCGAATTCAG GCAAACCCTTCAACCATGGGGAGGTGTGGAGTGGACATGGATTGCGACGCAAGCCCTGCAAATGTGGAGGTACTGTTGGGGGCAGCTGAAGAAATGCTGAAGCAGAAGAATGTGGAGTCGGTGCTATTCAGCGGGAGAAGGATCGGAGAGGAAACAAATATGGAGAAATTGGATTGGTTTGCAGGGGAGCTGGTGCTGGAGCACCAGCAGCGGCGCTGCCGGATTGCTCCCACGGTTGCGTTCAAGCAAGCAACTTCCAAGTCCAACTAG
- the LOC103975729 gene encoding probable E3 ubiquitin-protein ligase LUL2 has translation MGNAGSSGNGGGGDGAGVGSVRRRNSGRHHHHHHHPLPFGPSPAPQPPQPQQPPEASANRYVFAAVTPYPPQYPGPNPPQYYQYGYYPPPPPAMPVPPFASFDHHHRGGGGVGPNGEYPTHHPGWVGGGRYPPYGPPPPPLTYVEHQKAVTIRNDINIKKETLRVEPDEQNAGRFLVAFTFDATVAGSITVFFFAKEGTDCDVTATKEDLLAPVTVSFKEGLGQRFRQPSGTGIDFSIFDEAELMKGGELGMYPLAVKAEASLSSNQGPVGENQKLEIPNSQITQAVFEKKENCEYNVRVVKQILWVNQTRYELQEIYGIGNSVDNDTDGNDPGKECVICLSEPRDTTVLPCRHMCMCSNCAKVLRFQTNRCPICRQPVERLLEIKVNNTAEQQQEPQC, from the exons ATGGGGAACGCCGGGAGCAGCGGCaacggcggaggcggcgacggcgccggggttggtagtgttCGGCGGAGGAACTCCGGCCGTCaccatcatcaccaccaccatcCGCTCCCTTTCGGCCCTTCGCCTGCTCCacaaccgccgcagccgcagcagcCGCCGGAGGCGTCCGCCAACCGCTACGTGTTCGCCGCCGTGACGCCTTACCCGCCGCAGTACCCCGGCCCTAACCCCCCTCAGTACTACCAGTACGGGTACTATCCACCGCCGCCACCGGCGATGCCGGTGCCCCCTTTTGCGTCATTCGATCACCACCACCGCGGCGGCGGAGGCGTCGGGCCCAATGGAGAGTATCCGACCCACCACCCGGGGTGGGTGGGCGGCGGGAGGTATCCGCCATACGgcccccctcctcctccgcttACGTACGTTGAGCACCAGAAGGCCGTCACCATCAGGAACGACATTAATATCAAGAAGGAGACTCTCAGGGTCGAGCCCGATGAGCAGAACGCTGGTCGATTCCTTGTGGCCTTCACGTTCGATGCCACCGTTGCAGGAAG CATCACTGTGTTCTTCTTTGCAAAAGAAGGTACAGATTGTGACGTGACTGCAACAAAGGAGGACTTGCTTGCACCGGTCACAGTATCTTTCAAGGAAGGTTTGGGTCAGAGGTTCAGGCAACCATCTGGGACAGGAATTGACTTCTCAATTTTTGATGAGGCCGAGTTGATGAAAGGGGGAGAACTGGGTATGTATCCCCTTGCTGTAAAAGCAGAAGCTTCTCTGTCTAGTAATCAAGGGCCAGTTGGTGAGAACCAGAAATTAGAAATTCCGAACTCACAAATTACCCAGGCTGTGTTTGAGAAGAAAGAGAACTGTGAGTATAATGTTCGTGTGGTGAAGCAGATCTTGTGGGTGAACCAAACCAGGTATGAACTGCAGGAGATTTATGGCATAGGGAACTCGGTTGATAATGACACTGATGGGAATGACCCAGGAAAAGAATGTGTGATTTGTCTTTCGGAACCACGTGATACCACTGTCCTCCCTTGCAGACACATG TGCATGTGCAGCAACTGCGCAAAGGTTCTCAGGTTCCAGACAAACCGATGCCCGATATGCAGGCAGCCGGTAGAGCGGCTACTGGAGATCAAGGTTAACAACACAGCGGAGCAGCAACAAGAGCCACAATGCTGA
- the LOC103975728 gene encoding phosphoglycerate mutase-like protein 1, with translation MTHSVFASPSSSSSVFIATTNHRCYHRRKTHLPITSLPPFLRRPPPPSPSLSWPRRLAASAPVRCTSGLSEMDDVTGSSLFPLQRCKTVHVVRHAQGIHNVEGEKDYKAYLSPELFDAHLTPLGWDQVDSLRKHIKACGLSKKIELVITSPLLRTMQTAVGVFGGDSQSDVNNTPALMVENAGKSRRPAISSLNCPPFIAVEYCREHLGVHPCDKRSSISEYRQLFPAIDFSLIENDEDILWKADIREANEEVAARGVKFINWLWTRKEKEIAIVSHSGFLFHTLQMFGGDCHPIVKEEIGKHFANCELRSMVLVDRSMLGSD, from the exons ATGACCCATTCCGTCTTCGCCTCGCCCTCATCGTCCTCCTCTGTCTTCATCGCCACAACCAACCATCGCTGCTATCACCGCCGCAAAACCCATCTTCCGATTACCTCCCTCCCACCATTTCTTCGTCGCCCGCCGCCTCCTTCCCCTTCCTTGTCTTGGCCACGCCGGCTTGCCGCTTCGGCTCCCGTCCGCTGCACATCCGGCTTGTCAG AGATGGATGATGTCACTGGTTCAAGCTTGTTTCCTTTGCAGCGTTGCAAAACTGTGCACGTG GTTAGGCATGCACAGGGCATTCATAATGTGGAAGGCGAGAAGGACTACAAAGCATACTTATCTCCAGAACTTTTTGATGCACATCTTACTCCATTGGGATGGGATCAG GTTGATAGTCTCCGTAAACACATTAAAGCTTGTGGCCTATCTAAGAAAATTGAATTGGTTATTACATCTCCTTTGTTAAG GACAATGCAAACTGCGGTTGGGGTGTTTGGAGGTGACAGCCAAAGCGATGTAAATAACACACCAGCCTTAATGGTTGAAAATGCTGGGAAGAGTCGACGGCCCGCAATTTCCAGTTTGAACTGCCCACCATTTATAGCAGTTGAATATTGCCGAGAGCACTTG GGAGTTCACCCTTGTGATAAGAGGAGCAGTATAAGCGAGTATCGGCAGCTTTTTCCAGCTATTGATTTTTCTTTG atagaaaatgatGAAGACATCTTGTGGAAAGCAGACATCAGAGAGGCCAATGAGGAGGTTGCAGCTAGAGGAGTGAAATTTATTAACTG GTTGTGGACACGTAAAGAGAAGGAGATTGCTATTGTTAGCCATAGTGGATTCTTGTTTCATACCTTACAAATGTTTGGTGGCGACTGTCATCCTATTGTTAAGGAGGAAATTGGCAAACA CTTTGCGAACTGTGAGCTGCGATCCATGGTATTGGTTGACAGAAG TATGCTTGGTTCAGATTGA